AGTTACCTAGAGTTGTGCCCAGTGACACCAACACCAGGGCTCCGAGATGGGGGGGGGttgggccgggggagggggggtccctccctgggaagggctgggggggggaaggggggatttATTTCTGCCCCTGATGTGGGGAAGGGTCACGTGCTCCGCCCGCATGAGTGAGGGGCGCTAGGAACTTGGCGTGTCCTGGTGCACGTCACTTCCTGTCCATGTTGGTCGATTTCCGGTCTTATACCTAATGGCGCAGCCTCCCCCCTCCGCCATCTTTGTTGGGGGCAAAGAGCCTGGCTGCCTGTTATTGCAAGCGGGTCTCTTAAGGACCCAGGGCTGCCCCCACTTCTTTAGTTATTGTAGGGACTGCCCTGTCCCggcgccagggagagaacccgggagtcctggctcccagccccgccctgctCTAATcgttagaccccactcccctcccagcgctggggagagaacccaggagtcctggctcccagcccccccctgctctgacccaccagcccccactcccctcccagagccggggagagaacccaggagtccgggctcccagcccccctgctctgacccaccagcccccactcccctcccagagcctgggagagaacccaggagtccgggctcccagcccccctgctctgacccaccagccctcactcccctcccagagccgggagagaacccaggagtcctggcccccgccccccccctgctctaaccccccagcccgagccggggagagaacccaggagtcctggcccccagccccccctgctctaacccaccagcccccactcccctcccccatccagggagagaacccaggagtcctggctcccagccccgcccagcCGtggaaggaacccaggagtccgagctccccagaggccccaccccctgcccaatcCCGTCCTTCCGGAAACCCGACCAGCTGCTGGATTCCCCCATCTAGGGCTGGGCGCGGAGCCTCGCCGCTCCCTGCCACGCTCCCGCCGCCGCCTCCCCCGCACTCGGGGGGTGCTCGGAGCCCCGGGACCCCGCGGCAAGGCCGGACGGGAGCAGCCGTGGAGCGAGATTTCCCGgggacccccccccagcaggtcGGAGAGAGCTCAAACGGGGGCGTGGGGGGCTGTGTGTTCGGGGGGTCgggcaggatttggggggtgccacttcccccaccctgagAGTTTGGGGGTGAAATTCCCCCGCTCCGTTGTTTTGcgggagcaggggggcttgggGGTGCCCGAACCAGCGATAGTCTGGGGGTGTATTTCGGGGATCACTATTTCGGGGTGTACCCCCCTCTGCCGGAACAAGCAGTGAGGATGGGGCTTTGAAACGAATCCGTCTGCGTTtcagggaggggtgggaacctCTGCTGCCCTCCCTGACAATGGGGGGCTTTGACCCGCTGGGGTTTTGGGGGTGCTTCCCCTGCCAGAACCCATGAGACTGTGGGGTATAGTAGCTGGCCTTTCAGGGTGAGCCTGATATCTCAGGGGTGTATCCCCCCCACCACCATGAGTGACTCTATGGGGTGAAATGAGCCAGCTGGTATTTCGGAGAGCAGTGCTTTTGGGGTGCATACTGCCACCAGCACAGAGAAATAGAGACTGAAGTTATTGGGATTTTTCTGTCAGAGGATTAATATTTCGGGATGCAAAGCTCCTTTAGATGTGGCGATCGGTGCACCTGACCAGTGAGGATTGCTAGGTTTTGGGGTACAGTGTTTGGGAGGGGACCTCACCAGCCCTGACAATATAGGGGTGAAATTAACCAGCTGGGCTGTGTTGTAAGGGGATGAGATTATTCTGGCCCTGAGCACAGAAATGTCAAGGAGTGAAGGATTTTTACCATTCAGAGGTGGGGTAAACATGTCGGGGTGCATGAACCGCTGTGATCTGCACTTAACGAGAATGTGCCTGTTTCTGGGGTGCAGTATTTGGGGGTGTCATTTCTGCTGCCAGGAGAATTGGTGTGGGGCAAAGGAGAAGTATTTGGGGGTGTCTTGGTCCTGCTGCGATTGGATCCTAATGTGGGTTTGTCTGTTTCAGGGGGACTCCTGATACTGGGGTGACCCAGCACTGAGGATGGGAGCCTGAAACAAACCAGCTGATATATCTTTCATGTGATTTCGGGgggttcctgccccagagagtcaAGGGAATGAAATTGGTGAAGCTCGGTATTTTTCCAAGGGTCAGTGTTTCGTGAGGTCGGACAATTGCCGGCAGAAGAGACACGTTGGGGTGGATTGAACCGGCCGGTGtgtgttttttggggggcagcattttggggTGAATTAGCACCATTTCTAGGGGATACAACTCAGGCGCTGAAATTAACAAGGAGCCATATTTTGGGGGGTGTCtgagctctgcccccagctcagaTAATTCGGGGGTGAAATCAACAAGGATTTGTCTCTGTCAGAGGAAAGGATATTTTGAGGTTCTGTTAGCCCTGGCGCCGGTGGATAGAATTGGACCTTGACAACACACTTCCCGACTCGCTGAAGGACTAGTATTTTGGGGCGAAggaccccaggcccagcagagacGACTGAGGGAGATTCGGATCTTTGGGTGACAGCAGCTGCCAGCGGGACTGAAGTTAACCCAGACGCGGAGGAAATTCGTGGCTATTGTGGGGTGAAGGGTCCCTGATACCGCAAAATCGAGGAGCTGGCGTCTGGTTCTGGGGAGCAGCACGGGACCCTGAACTAACCAGGTGTTTGTGGAAGGCGGCTTTAGAGGGGAAAACGCCCCAGAGAGAGTTTCGGGGAGACCGGTGCGTtggagaggggagctggctggtCTCCCAAGGTCTGGCCCCCTcactgctccctccacccccccacactccagtGCTGATTTTATTTGGGGTGCTGGATTTTCACCGGTTTCCCCCATGTCCCTAAACAGAGCCAAGGCCTGGCTGACAAAACTGCGCTGGTGGGGGCCCGAGGCAGGAAAAGAGGGCGGGCTGACGGAGGCCCCCCGGAAATCCCAGCGATGGGGCGCCCAGCGCCTCCTGGCTCTGATAGGATGGGGACGCGCCGAGGATCCGGGCCCTGCCCCAGGAGAGAGCCTCTTCTCTAGGGTCTCCCAGGTCCCTCAGTATCTGTCCCCCCACCAGCCGCCAGCCGACGTCCCGGAGCATTTCCAGATCTGTTTCAACTTCTCCCGGCACCTCTTTGACCTCTGCGTGGTGACTCTGCTCTGTGCCTGCTCCCCGGCTTTCCGGCTGCTCCTGGATATTTTGGGGTTCAGGGGGCCCCTGAAAGTCTGGCTCCACGGGCTGGCCACTTTCCTTGTCACTACCTACGGGATGTACCTGGCCCTGTGGCTGGTCCAGAAATACCTGCTGCAGTTTGCCTGCCTCTACGGCTTCCTGCAGACGCTGGTGCTGTGCGTGAGCATCCGGGCCGccgaggaggaggggcagagcgAGGCGGACCCGGGGGGTGTGGACCCTGACGgtggggcagaggcagagagGACGGAGTGACAGCCCCACCCCTCCGCCTCGCACCTCAGCAATAAACCTCAGAGTCACCAGCGCCTGGGTGAGCGTGCGAGGACCAAGCACCGCCCACCTTCCACGCGGAGACACGAGACTCCACCCCCGGCACTATGGGGGTGAGGGCACCAAGACTTAGCCCTGCCCCCCTTGGGTACAGAGACATGAGACTCCACCCCCAGGCACTTGTGCGACGGGGTGgggaactggctggctcaggagttTGGGGGTGTCTGCGGGGGATCAGAACCACTACAGGGAAGGAACCAATCAGAACCACTGGGATCCAGCCAAGCTGCGAGTGGATCTGCCGGGGGAGAGGGAAGTGGATCGGAACTGCTCTGGATCAGGGAGGACGAAGGGATTTGGGACCACAGGGAAGGGAGAAATGGGGGGTGGGCAGGATCCGGGGGGTCAGAACCAAGGGAGTGGATCTAGCTGAGCCATGGGAGGAGGGATTCTgtattggggggtgaggggggagatcCAGGAGTGGGGAGCAATGGGGGGGTCTCTTTTTAGCAATAACCCCCTTCCTTGGCGGCGGATGCCAGGGGAGGGGACTCCTGGGGAGGGTCTGACAAGGGAGATGTGGGGTGAGAgggagagaacatgacggagggagaggggaggtctAGACCCCACCCCCCGCATCCGGGCTCCCAGTTGGGATGATCCCATGTTCCAGCTCTAGAACAATCTAGAACGTgacttgggtctcccacctcaggTGTGGTGGGGATGGACCCTGTCGCTCTCTTATACACCAACCTCGCCCCAGCCATCGCTTCCAATCTTGCTGCTGATCTAGAGTGAATAACGTCACCGTGGTGACGTTATCTAGAACTGACCACCGCAGCCAGCCTTCAGGGCGTGGGCCACTGTCTTTAAGAAACACTAAATCCCATCCCCACACCAGAGTGATCTAGAACAACCCAGACAGGAAATACAAGGCATGATCCAAAACCTTGGTGACCGATCTAGAAACAAGAGGTGCCGGTGATAGTCTAGAACATGCCACCAACCCCACCATCCCTATGTGCTACTGGGACAGGCCATCACCCAATCTAGACCCTGCTGTTCTAATCTAGAACCTCTCCTGAGGGAGGCCTGCTGGTCTGCAGGCTAGAGCCAGTCTCTCTGGGAAGCCTCTGGCATCTGACCTAGAACAGACCTCTGGTCTCCACCTCTTTGCCATCAGCCATCTTACAAGCTCTAGAATAAGGACCCTATTTAGACACAATCTAGAGCAACCCCAAGTGCCCGCTTTGCCACGCAGTCCGGAGTGAGCCTGCTATCTCTGTGGGGCACACTGTGCCTTTGCAATGATTCTCACCAGCACCCCCGTCGCTCTGCAATCTAGAACGAACCCTCCAGCTCCTGGATGGGATCTAGAAGGTCCACTCCCCTTGCCTTATGTTCTAGCCCATGCACTCGCTCCTGAGATATCATCTATCACAGCCCCTAGTACCTCCCTCTTGATCTACactgctccagggaccccaaGTGATCTAGAACATGCTCTGGGACACAGtccagaaccccaccccccttTGTGCTACAATCTAGCGCACACTTGGCCCTGCCCAGAAACACCCTAGAATGAGCCTCAGGCTCTGGAGTCTATGGGAAGCTCCCTTCTCCCATGTTTGATCTAGAACAACTTTCCCAGCATCCCTGCTTTTCCACCAGATTCTAGAACAACCCCCCCTTAACCCACCCAGCATAGGGACAATCTAGCATGACCCACCCTGCACCCAACCCAGACCGGTTTCCTGCTGTCTTTTCTCAGCAGCGTGGTGCTAGACAATCATTCCTTGCAGTCTCCTGATCATCCTGATCTAGAACCTGTCTGATCTAGAACAGAGTTGAAAGGAGATTTGAGTTGAGAAAAGTCTTTGTTCTTGATCCTGCCCCGTTTGCCTGCCCAGActcctcctccagctctgctagtgcccctcaatccaggcctgcatccccccagctctgccccgaaTCCAGTCGGGGGGTCTAGATCAGCATCTatggtgtggggtgggggtatTGGAGTCAAGGTTTGCTGCACTGTTTCCTGGGCAGGAGGGTCAGACCTGAAGTTGCTCTGCTCTGGAGCAGTGCGGGGGCAGAAATCTGTGACCTTTAGCTGTGGACTAATCCAGACCAGCGCTCGGGAGCCGATTCCAGAGCCCGGCTTCTGCGCTGGGTTTTAAACctgtgttttatttaaataaaatggaaaatttgaCAGACAACGAGCGGACGGCCCGGACTGGTTTTCTTACGTGGCCCAACTGagactgtcctccctcccccccatcacaCCAGACCCTGCACAGACCCTTCGACCTAGAGGGGGGACGCCCCTGATTGAGCTGAGGGCCACATCGcagcaggcactgcccagacagacagggagagactgtccctgccctggggcgtTCGAAGGCCCCCCGAAGTCTGAATCATTCaatcaatggggaaactgaggcccaaagggagatgagaattTCCTAACGTCACACGGGAAAGACGTTTCCTTTAAGTAAGGCTCAAGTAACCCCAGGCTGTGCAGTAGAATATaccagcctgcccctgcccccaccccagctggtgcccctcactcccaacccacagcccctgctaacccagccctgggctccccccccagctctgctggtgcccctcactcctgacccacagctccccgctagcccagccctgccggtgcccctcactcccgacctgcagcccctgctagcccagccctgcccgccccagccttgccggtgcccctcactcccgacctgcagcccctgctagcccagccctgcccgccccagccctgctggtgcccctcactcccgacctgcagcccctgctagcccagccctgccggtgcccctcactcccgacctgcagctcctgctagcccagccctgcccgccccagccctgctggtgcccctcactcctgacccgcagccccccgctagcccagccctgctcccagaccaCTGGCCAGGCCCCATGTGCCTGTGAGTCGAAACCAGCGCTTAGGGACACATTGGCACAGATGCGGCAGGATTGGGATTTATTTGCCAGGCTCTGCGGAAATGGAGTTTTTTCCTCCAGGCGAATGAGGGGTCAGTCTTCGGGGGGGGGGTGCTTCCTCAGAGGGGCCAGTCGCAGCAGCCTGGGGGGctggcagaggagaggagagagaaatggagaaaggCTTGAGATGGAAAACCGACTGAGCCTTCAAACGAAACCTGGGCCCTACAGAGCCCCCCTGAGTTGGTGGGGGGAGACCCAGGAGATCTGCCCCCCGAACCTCAATCCCAGCCACGGTCCCCACCCCACGGAATGGGGAGCTCGGTCTCTGGAGGCCTggccggggagagggggtggaaaATCTGGCGGAGACCTGGCTCACTCCAGCCAGGTCAGGAGATGCGGGGCccctggggcgggaggggggtgtCCTGGGGCTGGGCTCACCTGGCAGTGGGTCAGTCAGGAATCCTGAAGCTGGCAGGTGTCTGGGGGGGCGGCAGAAGAGGGAGAGGGTTAGGGGGCGCGTGTCAGGGGGAATTACCCCATGGGGTAGGGATGGGGGGGGAATTTCTGGGTGGGGTTGTGCATTAGTGAGCATTTTGGTGACCCCAGTAACCTACCCTGAATCCTCTTCCATGCCCCCCAAATCTACCCATCCTCCCAACACCTGCCTAACTGCCTCCTGAACCCCCaaacctccctcaccccccaccttTCTTCTCAGTGCCTCCCAAACCCCTCCCTGCAAATCTCCCACCCCCAATCTCCTCTCTCGCCTTCCCACCAAACTAATCCCACTGGCCGATGGGGTGAGGGGACCCCCTAAAGGCCTCCCCATCCTGGTGGTACCTTGGCTGCGGGGGATAAGCAGGAATTCTTCCATGTCCAGGCAGTAGGCTTGGCTCCGGAAATCCTCAATGCAGTCGTCCGCCAGATGGGGGGtgcgggctgggggggagggaggacagggagtgacaccccaggagtcctggcaccaaGCACCCCCCCCCCGTCCAAGgacccagtcccctcccagaaccaggatagatcccaggagtccgggctctcagcccctctgctgtcaccaccagaccccactcccctcctggagccagggagagaacccaggcgtccgggccacCACTCACAATACAGTAGGATCCTTTGATAGTCTCGGTCAGTTTCCTGGACAATGATGGTGTCTGGACACTTGCTGGAGAACAGTTGAGTCCTCATTCCCGGCCGCCCTGTGATGGGCGAGACAGAACCaggagctgggggctgcgggtcaagagtgaggggcaccagcagagctgggggggacagggctgggctagcaggggctgggggtcgAGAGTGCGGGGTACCAGcggagctgggggggtgcagggctgggctagcaggggctgcgggtcgggagtgaggggcaccgatagggcggggggggggggggacagggctgggctggcaggggctgcgggttgggagtgaggggcaccggcagagctgggctagcagggggctgcgggtcgggagtgaggggcaccggtagggctgggtgggggacagggctgggctagcaggggctgcgggtcgggagtgaggggcactagcagagctggggagcccagggctgggctggcagggtctgcgggtcgggagtgaggggcaccggtagggctgggggggggacagggctgggctagcaggggctgcgggtcgggagtgaggggcaccggcagagctggggggggggcagggctgggctagcagggtctgcgggtcgggagtgaggggcaccactcACCTTCTGTGGTCAGGTCGGTGCTCCCTTCGTTAAGCAGATAAATCCATGATCTGGGCACGCAGTCCCCTGAtttcctgggggagggagggggggtcagCTGGAGGGGCCTTTGGGGAGCTGGGTGGAAGGGGGGGTGGCTGGCCAGTGGAGGGAGGGTCACAGAGCACAGAGGGGCCATGCGAACGTCCAATCCGACatgctccagccccgcccccagcccagccactggCCACCCCCAGAGGGGCTCGAGCCCCCACCATGGCCGGGAACCGATTTGGGGTGAGCTGCCTGGCTCATCTTGCTGAGACCCACCCAATGGGGGTCGTGGCCCATTGGAGCTGGGGGCccgttccttccccaccccactcctagCATCTGCGTGACCCGGGGGGAGCGGGGACCAGCCACCAGGACGACGCGCAGAgacccccaccctggggcctttCGAGGGAGAGGAGTAAAATCATCCCCAGAGCCGCGGGGggatcccttcctgaccctgccGGTAAGACCCTGAAGCCTGAGTGTTGGGCTCGTCCAATGGGCCAAGTCCTTCTGCACCCTCACGGCCGGGTGCGCCCTGGatccagggggctggagggaggtagGGGGGGCCCCACTCACAGGCGGAGGGCAGCGCGGAGCTGTAGGCGCTGGGGCTGGGGACCCTGCCCCATGTGGAAGACGGAGCCGTCAGTGCCCGCGAAGATCTCCAGGGCAACAGGGGTGGCTGCTGCGGCGGCAATGAAGTGCCAGGTGCCCAGGTACTGCCGGGGGAACTGTGGGGGGTCAGGGTGATGCAGAGACCCCCCCtgccgcccccaccccacagacacCCAAGTATTGGTGAGGGAACCCCACACCCTTCCCTGCCGCCCAGGGGTCCCCAGGCCCACCTCTGGGCAGGCTCATCCCCCAACCCCACATGAACCCCCCTTCTCCTGGGTCCCCCCACAACCTTCAGTGCCCCAGCCTTGGGGATCCCCAGACCCCCTGATCCCAGGGACGGGCtccccccagacccaccccccagGGCCGGCTACCTGGTCCCGGTCCAGCCCGCTGGCTGGCAGCGGGGCAGGGGGGGTGCATGGGCTCAGGACGCCGATCAGGGCCCCATACAGGTACAGCAGGTAGGACCAGGTGCGCTGGAGCATGGCCGGTGGGGGCCGGGTTCGGGGCTGTCTGCCAGCCCTTGTCCCTGTGGCTGGCTCACctttgccccctccaccccccggccCACGTTAATCATTAACTTGCTGGAGTCCAGAGTCCCGTGCATGGGAGCGACCCAACGCCTACTGAGGCAGGGGGGCCCGATGGTAAACAGTGCAGCGagggaggggctctgggagcCTCCAGGAGATCCCACAACAacagggtggggtgtgggggggatggagcttacaggagaccctacaataataaaCCAGTGCCTGTAGCTGGGTGTTTGCAAgggaccccctcccccaataacACTGAACCCAGGAGACCCTACAATCCCAAGAGGAGGGCGGGCAGCTGATGCTGACGAggggaccctacaataacaaacccatGTGGACAGAAACCCCTCTGAGAACAGGGCTGGCGCCCATAGGGTTGTGGGGGGAGCCCTACAAGAAGATGATCAGTTGGGAGCCACGCACGTGAGTGAAGGGTGAGAAACCCCATTTCGGCCGGAGATTGGGAGAAACTTTCTAGCTCTCAGGGGCGTTCAGTGCTTGggtcggggcggggggggtgttGTGGGATCCCCGTCCCGGGaggtttaagagcaggttggacaaaccccccTCAGGCCGGGCCTGGGCTgacctggtcctgcctcagcgcggTGCCCGCC
Above is a window of Gopherus evgoodei ecotype Sinaloan lineage unplaced genomic scaffold, rGopEvg1_v1.p scaffold_210_arrow_ctg1, whole genome shotgun sequence DNA encoding:
- the LOC115640141 gene encoding uncharacterized protein C6orf47-like, which codes for MSLNRAKAWLTKLRWWGPEAGKEGGLTEAPRKSQRWGAQRLLALIGWGRAEDPGPAPGESLFSRVSQVPQYLSPHQPPADVPEHFQICFNFSRHLFDLCVVTLLCACSPAFRLLLDILGFRGPLKVWLHGLATFLVTTYGMYLALWLVQKYLLQFACLYGFLQTLVLCVSIRAAEEEGQSEADPGGVDPDGGAEAERTE
- the LOC115640139 gene encoding apolipoprotein M-like is translated as MLQRTWSYLLYLYGALIGVLSPCTPPAPLPASGLDRDQFPRQYLGTWHFIAAAAATPVALEIFAGTDGSVFHMGQGPQPQRLQLRAALRLKSGDCVPRSWIYLLNEGSTDLTTEGRPGMRTQLFSSKCPDTIIVQETDRDYQRILLYSRTPHLADDCIEDFRSQAYCLDMEEFLLIPRSQDTCQLQDS